One stretch of Mycolicibacterium fallax DNA includes these proteins:
- a CDS encoding FtsK/SpoIIIE family DNA translocase has product MSSKTAARSGSKKSRSGATPRSGSGANAKGKRPAPRKPSTARSAPAKRPARPAPQGSAVGTAGVAVGRASRATWLLLARGAGGTVRSAGRAQHIEPDHRRDGIGLALLLLAAVVAAASWFDAAPPVGGWIDTALRSLLGSGVMVLPVALAVAAIVLMRTEPDPESRPRLILGVLMVALPVLGLWHLWSGSPADPVARRSAAGFAGFALGGPLSDGLTVWLAAPLLFMAAVFGVLLITGTSVRDVPATLRTMFTARLDRDHDVYDAYDAYDDYDEDYADYDEFADDYPGDPAEPDDGDGPGRRRGSRRGDAATRELPRGAAGPVDDFSDGYYDDPSHYGDTDEASWQGASPADNYPLTEPAPRTRKRPAKPARAAAAAPAAAPAAESDSIDTTALDRVVEGTYALPTLDLLCEGDPPRRASRDNDRIIAAISEVLSQFKVDATVTGYQRGPTVTRYEIELGPGVRVERFTQLQRNLAYAVANEHIRLLAPIPGKSAVGIEVPNSDRELVRLRDVLSAPSTRKDHHPMVFGIGKDVEGHFVSYNLAKMPHLLVAGSTGSGKSSFINSMLVSLLQRATPEEVRMILIDPKMVEFPPYQGIPHLITPVIIDPKKAAAALAWLVEEMEQRYQDMSASGVRHIDDFNAKVRSGEITAPLGSERVYRPYPYILCVVDELADLMMQAPRDVEDAIVRITQKARAAGIHLVLATQQPVVSVVTGLIKANVPSRMAFGVTNATNSRVILDQVGAEKLTGKGDGLFHPSELPKPIRVQGAFVSDEEIQAVVAFTKAQAEPEFIEGVTVKTVEKREIDSDIGDDMDVLLQAVELVVSSQFGSTSMLQRKLRVGFAKAGRLMDLMETRSIVGPSEGSKAREVLVKPDELAGTLALIAGGSDAVGG; this is encoded by the coding sequence ATGTCAAGTAAGACCGCGGCCCGATCCGGCAGCAAAAAGAGCAGGTCAGGGGCTACGCCTCGGTCCGGCTCCGGGGCAAACGCCAAGGGCAAGCGGCCCGCCCCGCGCAAGCCGTCGACCGCCCGCAGCGCGCCGGCCAAGCGTCCGGCGCGCCCGGCGCCGCAGGGATCGGCCGTCGGTACCGCCGGCGTCGCCGTCGGCCGCGCGAGCCGGGCCACCTGGCTGCTGTTGGCCCGCGGCGCCGGCGGCACCGTCCGCTCGGCCGGCCGCGCCCAGCACATCGAGCCCGATCACCGCCGCGACGGCATCGGGCTGGCCCTGCTGCTGCTGGCCGCGGTGGTGGCGGCCGCGTCCTGGTTCGACGCCGCCCCGCCGGTCGGGGGCTGGATCGACACCGCGCTGCGCAGCCTGCTCGGCTCCGGTGTGATGGTGCTGCCGGTGGCCCTTGCGGTGGCCGCCATCGTGCTGATGCGCACCGAGCCGGACCCGGAGTCGCGGCCCCGGCTGATCCTGGGCGTGCTGATGGTGGCGCTGCCGGTGCTGGGCCTGTGGCACCTGTGGTCGGGCTCCCCGGCCGATCCGGTCGCCCGGCGCAGCGCGGCCGGCTTCGCCGGCTTCGCCCTCGGCGGTCCGCTGTCGGACGGCCTGACCGTGTGGTTGGCCGCGCCGCTGCTGTTCATGGCCGCGGTCTTCGGCGTGCTGCTGATCACCGGAACCTCGGTCCGGGACGTGCCCGCGACGCTGCGCACCATGTTCACCGCCCGGCTGGACCGCGACCACGACGTCTACGACGCCTACGACGCCTACGACGACTACGACGAGGACTACGCCGACTACGACGAGTTCGCCGACGACTACCCCGGCGACCCGGCCGAGCCCGACGACGGCGACGGGCCCGGTCGTCGCCGCGGGTCGCGGCGCGGCGACGCCGCCACCCGGGAGCTGCCGCGCGGCGCCGCGGGCCCGGTCGACGACTTCTCCGACGGCTACTACGACGACCCGTCCCACTACGGGGACACCGACGAGGCGTCCTGGCAGGGCGCCAGCCCCGCCGACAACTACCCGCTGACCGAGCCGGCGCCGCGGACCCGCAAGCGCCCGGCCAAGCCGGCCCGCGCCGCCGCCGCGGCGCCCGCCGCGGCGCCCGCCGCCGAGTCCGACAGCATCGACACCACCGCGCTGGACCGGGTGGTGGAGGGGACCTACGCGCTGCCGACGCTGGACCTGCTCTGCGAGGGCGATCCGCCGCGGCGGGCCAGCCGGGACAACGACCGGATCATCGCCGCGATCTCCGAGGTGCTGTCCCAGTTCAAGGTCGACGCGACCGTCACCGGCTATCAGCGCGGACCGACCGTCACCCGCTACGAGATCGAGCTCGGGCCCGGGGTCCGGGTGGAGCGGTTCACCCAGCTGCAGCGCAACCTGGCCTATGCGGTGGCCAACGAACACATCCGGCTGCTCGCCCCGATCCCGGGCAAGTCCGCCGTCGGCATCGAGGTGCCCAACTCCGACCGCGAGCTGGTCCGGCTGCGCGACGTGCTCAGCGCGCCGAGCACCCGCAAGGATCACCACCCGATGGTGTTCGGCATCGGCAAGGACGTCGAGGGCCACTTCGTCAGCTACAACCTGGCCAAGATGCCGCACCTGCTGGTGGCCGGCTCCACCGGCTCGGGTAAGTCCAGCTTCATCAACTCGATGCTGGTCTCGCTGCTGCAGCGGGCCACCCCCGAGGAAGTCCGGATGATCCTGATCGACCCGAAGATGGTGGAATTCCCGCCGTACCAGGGGATTCCGCACCTGATCACGCCGGTGATCATCGACCCGAAGAAGGCCGCCGCCGCGCTGGCCTGGCTGGTCGAGGAGATGGAACAGCGCTACCAGGACATGAGCGCCAGCGGGGTGCGGCACATCGACGACTTCAACGCCAAGGTGCGCTCCGGGGAGATCACCGCGCCGCTGGGCAGCGAGCGGGTCTACCGGCCGTACCCCTACATCCTGTGCGTGGTCGATGAGCTCGCCGACCTGATGATGCAGGCGCCGCGCGACGTCGAGGACGCCATCGTGCGGATCACCCAGAAGGCCCGCGCCGCGGGCATCCACCTAGTGCTGGCCACCCAGCAGCCGGTGGTGTCGGTGGTCACCGGCCTGATCAAGGCCAACGTGCCGTCCCGGATGGCCTTCGGGGTCACCAACGCGACCAACTCGCGGGTCATCCTCGACCAGGTCGGCGCCGAGAAGCTGACCGGCAAGGGCGACGGGCTGTTCCACCCGTCCGAGTTGCCCAAGCCGATCCGCGTGCAGGGCGCCTTCGTCAGCGACGAGGAGATCCAGGCCGTCGTCGCGTTCACCAAGGCGCAGGCCGAGCCGGAGTTCATCGAGGGCGTCACCGTCAAGACCGTCGAGAAGCGCGAGATCGACAGCGACATCGGCGACGACATGGACGTCCTGCTGCAGGCCGTCGAACTGGTGGTGTCCAGCCAGTTCGGCTCCACCTCGATGCTGCAGCGCAAGCTGCGGGTCGGTTTCGCCAAGGCTGGCCGGTTGATGGACCTGATGGAGACCCGCAGCATCGTCGGGCCCTCGGAGGGTTCCAAGGCGCGCGAGGTGCTGGTCAAGCCCGACGAGTTGGCGGGCACCCTGGCGCTGATCGCCGGCGGCAGCGACGCGGTGGGCGGCTGA
- a CDS encoding amino-acid N-acetyltransferase — MDAGAGQQVEVIEVRRARTSDVPAIKRLVDTYAGKILLEKNLVTLYESVQEFWVAELSGTVVGCGALHVLWADLGEVRTVAVDPRVKGRGVGHAIVVKLLEVARTLELKRLFVLTFETEFFGGHGFAEIEGTPVTAEVYEEMCRSYDIGVAEFLDLSYVKPNILGNTRMLAVL, encoded by the coding sequence GTGGACGCCGGTGCCGGGCAGCAGGTCGAGGTCATCGAAGTTCGGCGCGCCCGCACCTCCGATGTGCCGGCGATCAAGCGGCTGGTCGACACCTACGCCGGCAAGATTCTGCTGGAGAAAAACCTCGTCACGCTCTACGAATCCGTGCAGGAATTCTGGGTCGCCGAGCTGTCCGGCACGGTGGTCGGCTGCGGGGCGCTGCACGTGCTGTGGGCCGACCTCGGCGAGGTGCGCACCGTTGCGGTCGATCCGCGGGTCAAGGGCCGCGGCGTCGGGCACGCGATCGTCGTCAAGTTGCTGGAGGTGGCCCGCACCCTGGAGCTCAAGCGGTTGTTCGTGCTGACCTTCGAAACCGAGTTCTTCGGCGGGCACGGCTTCGCCGAGATCGAGGGCACCCCGGTCACCGCCGAGGTGTACGAGGAGATGTGCCGCTCCTACGACATCGGCGTGGCGGAGTTCCTCGACCTGAGCTACGTCAAACCGAACATCCTGGGCAACACCCGGATGCTGGCGGTTTTGTAG
- a CDS encoding DUF3046 domain-containing protein has product MRLTEFHELVYAQFGTVRGSSMLVDHVLSGLGGRTAAQAVEAGTEPRDVWRALCADFDVPRDQW; this is encoded by the coding sequence GTGCGGCTGACCGAATTTCACGAACTCGTCTACGCGCAGTTCGGTACCGTCCGCGGCTCCTCGATGCTGGTCGATCACGTCCTCAGCGGGCTCGGCGGGCGCACCGCGGCCCAGGCCGTCGAGGCCGGGACCGAACCCCGCGATGTGTGGCGGGCGCTGTGCGCCGACTTCGACGTACCCCGCGATCAGTGGTGA
- a CDS encoding limonene-1,2-epoxide hydrolase family protein, whose product MTELHDLSTGATNVAVVDRFLAALRDTDLDTAASLIDDHIVYENVGFSRLRGSRRVLQVFAAMRRPALGFDVRVHRSAQDGPTVLNERTDLLRVGPVQLTFWVCGVFEVHDGRITLWRDYFDVLDMTKALVRGLIGAVIPALRPRL is encoded by the coding sequence ATGACCGAATTGCATGACCTCAGCACCGGTGCGACCAACGTCGCGGTGGTCGATCGATTCCTGGCGGCGCTGCGCGACACCGACCTGGACACCGCGGCCAGCCTGATCGACGACCACATCGTCTACGAGAACGTCGGATTCTCCCGGCTGCGCGGGTCCCGGCGGGTGCTGCAGGTGTTCGCCGCCATGCGCCGGCCCGCCCTGGGCTTCGACGTCCGGGTACACCGCAGCGCCCAGGACGGCCCGACCGTGCTCAACGAGCGGACCGACCTGCTGCGGGTCGGCCCGGTGCAGCTGACCTTCTGGGTGTGCGGGGTGTTCGAGGTGCACGACGGCCGGATCACCCTGTGGCGGGATTACTTCGACGTGCTGGACATGACCAAGGCGCTGGTCCGCGGCCTGATCGGCGCGGTCATCCCGGCGCTGCGGCCCCGGCTCTGA
- a CDS encoding putative quinol monooxygenase, with translation MPVVVVATMTALPETVDAVRAACRAAVEEVHAEPGCELYALHESDNTFVFVEQWADQAALQAHSAAPSVATLFGTVGPLLDGAPDIKVLTPVDGGDPAKGLVRG, from the coding sequence ATGCCGGTTGTCGTTGTCGCCACCATGACCGCCCTGCCCGAAACGGTCGACGCGGTCCGCGCGGCCTGCCGGGCGGCGGTCGAGGAGGTCCATGCCGAGCCGGGCTGCGAGCTCTACGCCCTGCACGAGAGCGACAACACCTTCGTCTTCGTCGAGCAGTGGGCCGATCAGGCCGCCCTGCAGGCGCACAGCGCCGCGCCGTCGGTCGCCACGCTGTTCGGCACCGTGGGGCCGCTGCTCGACGGCGCCCCGGACATCAAGGTGCTCACCCCGGTCGACGGCGGCGACCCGGCCAAGGGGCTGGTGCGGGGCTGA
- a CDS encoding helix-turn-helix domain-containing protein produces the protein MTALLREAIGEELRRTRIAQGRTLREVSDSARVSLGYLSEVERGRKEASSELLSAICGALDLPLSRVLLGAGERLNRSERVGAAHIDRATKVVIPPVPAMAVA, from the coding sequence ATGACGGCTCTGCTGCGCGAGGCGATCGGCGAGGAGCTGCGCCGGACCCGTATTGCACAGGGGCGCACGCTGCGGGAGGTGTCCGATTCGGCGCGGGTGAGCCTGGGGTACCTGTCGGAGGTGGAGCGCGGCCGCAAGGAGGCCTCCAGTGAACTGCTGAGCGCGATCTGCGGTGCCCTGGACCTGCCGTTGTCCAGGGTTCTGCTGGGCGCGGGGGAGCGGTTGAACCGCAGCGAACGGGTCGGTGCCGCGCACATCGACCGCGCCACCAAGGTGGTCATTCCGCCGGTTCCGGCGATGGCGGTTGCCTGA
- the pgsA gene encoding CDP-diacylglycerol--glycerol-3-phosphate 3-phosphatidyltransferase: MSGLPPAGDPASPASVFNVANFLTGVRLVLVPVFLLALFADDGHDPAFRVVAFVIFTVAVVTDHLDGRIARSYGMVTEFGKLADPIADKMLIGAALIGLSMLQDLPWWVTLVILAREIGVTLLRLAVLRRGVIPASRGGKLKTLVQAVAIGLFILPLHDWPAPWLTTAWVVMWAAIVLTVVTGADYLISALRGGNQSSRA; encoded by the coding sequence GTGTCGGGGCTCCCACCCGCCGGAGACCCGGCGTCACCAGCGAGCGTATTCAACGTCGCCAATTTCCTGACCGGCGTGCGCCTGGTGCTGGTTCCGGTGTTCCTGCTGGCGCTGTTCGCCGACGACGGTCACGACCCCGCCTTCCGGGTGGTGGCGTTCGTGATCTTCACCGTGGCGGTCGTCACCGACCACCTGGACGGCCGGATCGCCCGCAGCTACGGCATGGTGACCGAGTTCGGCAAGCTCGCCGACCCGATCGCCGACAAGATGCTCATCGGCGCGGCGCTGATCGGCCTGTCCATGCTGCAGGACCTGCCGTGGTGGGTGACCCTGGTGATCCTGGCTCGGGAGATCGGCGTCACGCTGCTGCGGCTGGCGGTGCTGCGCCGCGGCGTCATCCCGGCCAGTCGCGGCGGCAAGCTCAAGACGCTGGTCCAGGCCGTGGCGATCGGTCTGTTCATCCTGCCGCTGCACGATTGGCCGGCGCCCTGGCTCACCACCGCCTGGGTGGTGATGTGGGCGGCGATCGTGCTGACCGTCGTCACCGGAGCCGATTATCTGATCTCAGCGCTGCGCGGCGGGAACCAATCATCGCGCGCCTGA
- a CDS encoding alpha/beta fold hydrolase, translating into MTTFVLVHGSWHGPWCWERLIPELDRCGHRAVTPQLPSADPAASFADYADVVAAAVDDDDTVLVGHSLAGYLLPLVAQRRAVRHQVYLAALVAEPGLSFAEQQRRDGMLNPAYRGALRPVAGGTEWVDRDLARELLFSDCDEPTVAAAFGRLSGQANHPLRQPAADAEPPAVPTTYLVCTEDRMLDPSWSRRVAERRLGVRAVELAGGHSPFYSRPEALAAVLVGLI; encoded by the coding sequence GTGACGACCTTCGTGCTGGTGCATGGCTCCTGGCACGGGCCGTGGTGCTGGGAACGGCTGATTCCCGAGCTGGACCGGTGCGGGCACCGCGCGGTGACGCCCCAGCTGCCCTCGGCGGATCCCGCGGCGAGCTTCGCGGACTACGCCGACGTGGTGGCCGCGGCCGTCGACGACGACGACACCGTGCTGGTCGGGCACTCGCTGGCCGGCTATCTGCTGCCGCTGGTGGCCCAGCGCCGGGCGGTCCGCCACCAGGTGTACCTGGCGGCGCTGGTGGCCGAGCCGGGCCTGAGCTTCGCCGAGCAGCAGCGCCGTGACGGCATGCTGAACCCGGCGTATCGCGGCGCGCTGCGCCCGGTCGCCGGCGGCACCGAATGGGTCGACCGGGACCTGGCCCGGGAGCTGTTGTTCTCCGACTGCGACGAGCCGACCGTGGCGGCCGCGTTCGGGCGGCTCAGTGGGCAGGCGAACCACCCGCTGCGCCAGCCCGCCGCCGACGCCGAGCCGCCCGCGGTGCCGACCACGTATCTGGTCTGCACCGAGGACCGGATGCTGGATCCGTCCTGGTCCCGGCGGGTCGCCGAGCGGCGATTGGGGGTGCGGGCGGTCGAGCTGGCGGGCGGGCACAGCCCGTTCTATTCCCGGCCGGAGGCGCTGGCCGCGGTGCTCGTGGGTCTCATCTGA
- the pspM gene encoding phage shock envelope stress response protein PspM produces MSGGSLSRAVRGLLQRGVDAASEAADTAAHTLRLAADPRARQLRKRRYAWWLGTVFTGAMLTLIGVTALLALWDLPPWALLIPGLMAAAAAFPATLAFLRFRRLRALPLPTPRPANSRKLPPHGSAARPAMYALGASERGLFSLLGVLERGDLLPGEELRELTEAANHASSTMTATAAEVVSMERAAATSPDSRSFLVPTINAYTTQLSAGVRQYNAMVTAAAQLVSSVNGGPGAASASPMSAQRYRGELIGATDRMLGWADAFEQLGQLRRA; encoded by the coding sequence ATGTCCGGCGGGTCGCTTTCCCGGGCGGTGCGGGGATTGCTGCAGCGCGGGGTCGACGCGGCCAGCGAGGCCGCCGACACCGCGGCGCACACGCTGCGGCTGGCCGCCGACCCGCGGGCCCGCCAGCTGCGCAAACGCCGGTACGCGTGGTGGCTGGGAACGGTCTTCACCGGCGCCATGCTGACGCTGATCGGTGTCACCGCGCTGCTCGCGCTGTGGGACCTGCCGCCCTGGGCGCTGCTGATCCCCGGGCTGATGGCGGCCGCCGCGGCCTTCCCGGCGACGCTGGCGTTCCTGCGGTTCCGCCGGCTGCGGGCCCTTCCGCTGCCCACCCCGCGGCCAGCCAACAGCCGCAAGCTGCCGCCGCACGGTTCGGCGGCCCGCCCGGCCATGTACGCCCTGGGCGCCTCCGAGCGCGGGCTGTTCTCGCTGCTCGGGGTTCTCGAGCGCGGCGACCTGCTGCCCGGCGAGGAGCTGCGCGAACTGACCGAGGCGGCCAACCACGCGTCCTCGACGATGACGGCCACCGCGGCCGAGGTGGTGTCCATGGAGCGGGCGGCCGCGACGAGCCCGGACAGCCGCAGCTTCCTGGTGCCGACCATCAACGCCTACACCACCCAGCTCAGCGCCGGTGTGCGTCAGTACAACGCGATGGTCACCGCCGCCGCGCAACTGGTGTCCTCGGTCAACGGCGGACCCGGTGCCGCGTCGGCCTCGCCGATGTCGGCCCAGCGCTACCGCGGCGAGCTGATCGGTGCCACCGACCGGATGCTCGGCTGGGCCGACGCCTTCGAGCAGCTCGGCCAGCTGCGCCGGGCCTGA
- a CDS encoding glycosyltransferase translates to MRVAVVAGPDPGHALPALALCLKFAAAGDDPILLTGRSWLDTAREAGITATELLGLDVTEDDDDSDQGEKIHRRAARMAVQNAPVLADLAPDLVVSDVITACGGMAAELLGLPWIELCPHPLYRPSKGLPPIGSGLAPGTGWRGRLRDTVMRALTARSLRVGERQRTAARAGIGLPARDPGPLRRLIATLPACEMPRPDWPAEAVVVGPLHFEPTSAVLTPPPGDGPLVVVAPSTATTGTAGLAELALTALVPGQTLPAGSRLAISRLSGPELTLPAWATAGLGRQDELLRQADVMICGSGHGIVAKTLLAGVPMVLVPGGGDQWEMANRMVRQGSALLIRPLTAEALAAAVGEVLADGGFRRAAVAGGAGLDGLADPVVVCRDALVGRNG, encoded by the coding sequence ATCCGAGTCGCCGTCGTCGCCGGACCGGATCCCGGGCACGCCTTGCCGGCGCTGGCGCTGTGCCTGAAGTTCGCCGCCGCCGGTGACGATCCGATCCTGCTGACCGGCCGGAGCTGGCTGGACACCGCGCGCGAGGCCGGGATCACCGCCACCGAACTGCTCGGCCTGGACGTCACCGAGGACGACGACGACAGCGATCAGGGCGAGAAGATCCACCGGCGGGCGGCCCGAATGGCGGTGCAGAACGCGCCGGTGCTGGCCGACCTGGCCCCGGATCTGGTGGTCTCCGATGTGATCACCGCGTGCGGCGGGATGGCCGCCGAACTGCTCGGGTTGCCGTGGATCGAGCTGTGCCCGCATCCGCTGTACCGGCCGTCGAAGGGGCTTCCCCCGATCGGCAGCGGCCTGGCGCCGGGCACCGGGTGGCGCGGCCGGCTGCGTGACACCGTGATGCGGGCGCTGACCGCCCGCTCGCTGCGGGTCGGGGAGCGGCAGCGCACCGCCGCCCGGGCCGGCATCGGGCTGCCGGCCCGCGATCCCGGCCCGCTGCGCCGGCTGATCGCCACCCTGCCGGCCTGCGAGATGCCGCGGCCGGACTGGCCCGCCGAGGCGGTGGTGGTGGGGCCGCTGCACTTCGAGCCGACGAGCGCGGTGCTCACCCCGCCGCCGGGCGACGGGCCGCTGGTGGTGGTGGCCCCGTCCACCGCGACGACCGGGACCGCCGGCCTGGCCGAGCTGGCGCTGACGGCGCTGGTGCCGGGCCAGACGCTGCCGGCCGGGTCCCGGCTGGCGATCTCCCGGCTGTCCGGACCGGAGCTGACGCTGCCGGCCTGGGCGACCGCCGGGCTGGGCCGTCAGGACGAGCTGCTGCGGCAGGCCGACGTGATGATCTGCGGCAGTGGGCACGGCATCGTCGCCAAGACCCTGCTGGCCGGGGTGCCGATGGTGCTGGTGCCCGGCGGCGGCGACCAGTGGGAGATGGCCAACCGGATGGTGCGCCAGGGCAGCGCGCTGCTGATCCGGCCGCTGACCGCCGAGGCGCTGGCCGCCGCGGTCGGCGAGGTGCTCGCCGACGGCGGCTTTCGCCGGGCCGCGGTGGCCGGGGGCGCCGGCCTCGACGGGCTGGCCGATCCGGTCGTGGTTTGCCGGGACGCCCTCGTCGGTCGCAACGGGTAG
- a CDS encoding mycofactocin-coupled SDR family oxidoreductase produces the protein MGVLDGQIAFITGAARGQGRAHAVKLAGAGADIIAVDLCAPIDSVPYPLADAADLEHTAELVAQAGARCVTAHADVRDRAALTAALRDGTAALGDRLDIVIANAGIAPMAGEDAWQDVIDVNLTGVYNTVEAAMRPMIKYGNGGSIVLTSSVAGLVGLAAPMAGSIGYAAAKHGIVGLMRVYANLLAPHRIRVNSVHPAGVNTPMIDNDFTRSWLDGLAQQSQGGPDMSNALPVQTLDPEDIANAAFYLVTDTGRYVTGVALPVDAGYTNKR, from the coding sequence ATGGGGGTCCTCGACGGGCAGATCGCCTTCATCACCGGCGCGGCGCGCGGGCAGGGCCGCGCGCACGCGGTCAAGCTCGCTGGTGCCGGCGCCGACATCATCGCCGTCGACCTGTGCGCACCGATCGACTCGGTGCCCTACCCGCTGGCCGATGCCGCCGACCTCGAGCACACCGCCGAACTGGTGGCGCAGGCCGGCGCGCGGTGCGTGACGGCGCACGCCGACGTCCGCGACCGCGCGGCCCTGACCGCCGCGCTGCGCGACGGGACCGCCGCCCTGGGCGATCGGCTCGACATCGTCATCGCCAACGCCGGCATCGCGCCGATGGCCGGCGAGGACGCCTGGCAGGACGTCATCGACGTCAACCTGACCGGCGTCTACAACACCGTCGAGGCCGCCATGCGGCCGATGATCAAATACGGCAACGGCGGATCCATTGTGCTGACCAGCTCGGTGGCCGGCCTGGTCGGACTTGCCGCGCCGATGGCCGGCTCGATCGGCTACGCGGCGGCCAAGCACGGCATCGTCGGGCTGATGCGGGTGTACGCGAACCTGCTTGCACCGCACCGGATCCGGGTCAACTCGGTGCATCCGGCCGGGGTGAACACACCGATGATCGACAACGACTTCACCCGATCCTGGCTCGACGGCCTGGCCCAGCAGTCCCAGGGCGGCCCCGACATGAGCAACGCGCTGCCGGTGCAGACCCTGGACCCCGAGGACATCGCCAACGCCGCGTTCTACCTGGTCACCGACACCGGCCGCTACGTCACCGGGGTCGCGCTGCCGGTCGACGCCGGCTACACCAACAAGCGCTGA
- the pspA gene encoding phage shock protein PspA, whose translation MANPFSKAWRYLMALFNSKIDEHADPKVQIQQAIEEAQRQHQGLTQQAAQVIGNQRQLEMRLNRQLADIEKLQVNVRQALTLADQAAGTGDAAKATEYTNAAEAFAAQLVTAEQSVEDLKTLHDQALGAASQAKRAVEQNAMVLQQRIAERTKLLSQLEQAKMQEQVSASLRSMSEIAAPGNTPSLEEVRDKIERRYADAMGAAELAQNSVQGRMMEIQQASVQMAGHSRLEQIRASMRGDTLPAGGSAAPATPTQLPTPENPLGH comes from the coding sequence ATGGCCAACCCGTTCTCCAAGGCGTGGCGTTACCTGATGGCGCTGTTCAACTCGAAGATCGACGAGCACGCCGATCCGAAGGTGCAGATTCAGCAGGCCATCGAGGAGGCGCAGCGTCAGCATCAGGGTCTGACCCAGCAGGCCGCCCAGGTGATCGGTAACCAGCGTCAGCTGGAGATGCGGCTCAATCGTCAGCTCGCCGACATCGAGAAGCTGCAGGTCAATGTGCGTCAGGCGCTGACGCTGGCCGACCAGGCCGCCGGCACCGGTGACGCCGCCAAGGCCACCGAGTACACCAACGCCGCCGAGGCGTTCGCCGCCCAGCTGGTCACCGCCGAACAGAGCGTGGAGGACCTCAAGACCCTGCACGATCAGGCGCTCGGTGCGGCCAGCCAGGCCAAGCGGGCCGTCGAACAGAACGCGATGGTGCTGCAGCAGCGCATCGCCGAGCGCACCAAGCTGCTCTCCCAGCTGGAGCAGGCCAAGATGCAGGAGCAGGTCAGCGCGTCGCTGCGGTCGATGAGTGAGATCGCCGCCCCCGGCAACACCCCGAGCCTGGAGGAGGTGCGCGACAAGATCGAGCGCCGCTACGCCGACGCGATGGGCGCCGCCGAGCTCGCGCAGAACTCGGTGCAGGGCCGGATGATGGAGATTCAGCAGGCCAGCGTGCAGATGGCCGGGCACAGCCGGCTCGAGCAGATCCGTGCGTCGATGCGCGGTGACACGCTGCCGGCCGGCGGGTCCGCCGCCCCGGCGACGCCCACCCAGCTGCCGACGCCGGAAAATCCGTTGGGCCACTGA